From Daphnia pulicaria isolate SC F1-1A chromosome 4, SC_F0-13Bv2, whole genome shotgun sequence, one genomic window encodes:
- the LOC124337860 gene encoding tyrocidine synthase 3-like, which yields MEGRSFLRGESHAIHDGGGGGGECLSLDEILNKALSDDPQLGEREALRLRDSGLSISFAQLNSKANELAARLASAIAQLSTPVSGDKIVAVNLFPDVDLIVSLLAIFKIGAAYLPLDPTFPSDRVDHILTDAQPVLLVTTGTILRATAFASVVADHDVCVFDLEDKENEEASSSIVPLKEETKESPSSSQQPHGGGGKNLAAVLYTSGSTGIPKGVRLEHATILHRLSWQWRTFPYGPTEVGCFKTALTFVDSIAEIWAPLLIGRPVEIVSKSVTQDAQRFIDLLDRCKITRLVLVPSLLKAILTLLKSGDGGWKQGGSPKSASGNQHYPLEHLKMWVCSGEVLTGELLLEFYDCFPPGTIICNYYGSTEVMGDVTYAAFRSREDVLASFIDDKIPIGKPLDNCAIYLLDASRDLIKDGEIGEIYVAGSHLCSGYVRNREMERFLKNHVDDTPGYEVMFRTGDFGRILNDQLYYFGRADSQVKIRGHRVDLSEINAAIEWNKLVSTCVVLSYKAGEPEQEIVAFVIPMEKEITVDVIKDRMKDKLLSYMMPKLVLIDELPLLVNGKVDRQKLMRIYVDQRQQQNDLTSCLTIWDGNEFSREERALLKTVYSIVGSSSGRAIQLSDNFFEIGGNSLNAVNVVTKLKDQGFHIDLTEFLAASRLEDLVSQLLPSKAACGSKTSDHQLSNHTVEMLSPSVKEDVIRIISTSFSEKAELELLTGVSRQDYEVFMEELWEPLVAADLSFVIRNGSGQVVAVALNFDLFDEPVVEPKVRRLAYVFEFLEAIEAPVRDKHFEKRTNLLIHSFMMATAETSSPLENIQLIQKTEKETLELAIQKGFVGVFTTNTNELTRQICDDLLDYTVLFECQVNQHIASDGTKPFEHAPDTQYSTVTVKYIH from the exons ATGGAAGGACGATCATTTCTCCGCGGAGAGAGCCATGCCATCcacgacggcggcggcggcggcggtgagTGCCTTTCATTAGACGAAATCTTGAACAAAGCTCTGTCGGACGACCCGCAATTGGGAGAGCGTGAAGCGCTGCGGCTGCGCGACTCCGGCCTGTCAATCAGCTTCGCCCAATTGAATAGCAAAGCCAACGAGTTGGCCGCTCGACTGGCGTCGGCCATCGCCCAACTGTCGACGCCCGTCAGTGGCGACAAAATTGTAGCCGTCAATCTCTTCCCCGATGTCGATTTGATCGTGAGTTTATTGGCGATTTTCAAAATTGGCGCCGCTTACCTGCCGCTCGACCCGACCTTTCCATCCGATCGAGTCGATCACATCCTAACAGATGCCCAGCCCGTTTTACTTGTTACGACTGGAACCATCCTGAGAGCCACGGCCTTTGCGTCCGTCGTGGCCGATCACGACGTCTGCGTCTTTGATCTCGAAGACAAAGAGAATGAAGAGGCGTCGTCCAGCATCGTTCCTTTGAAGGAGGAGACAAAGGAAAGCCCGTCATCATCCCAGCAGCCGCATGGTGGCGGCGGTAAGAATCTGGCGGCCGTGCTCTACACTTCGGGATCGACGGGAATTCCCAAAGGCGTCCGTCTGGAACACGCCACGATCCTGCACCGACTGAGCTGGCAGTGGCGCACGTTCCCTTACGGTCCAACGGAGGTGGGCTGTTTTAAAACGGCCCTGACTTTTGTCGACTCCATCGCCGAGATCTGGGCGCCGCTATTGATCGGTCGACCCGTTGAGATCGTCTCCAAATCCGTCACTCAAGACGCCCAGCGTTTCATCGATCTCTTGGATCGATGCAAAATCACGCGGCTGGTCTTGGTGCCTTCCTTACTCAAAGCCATTCTGACCCTTTTGAAATCGGGAGACGGAGGGTGGAAGCAGGGCGGATCGCCGAAGTCCGCTTCCGGCAATCAGCACTATCCTCTTGAACATCTCAAAATGTGGGTCTGTTCAGGAGAGGTCCTCACTGGCGAGCTCCTTTTAGAGTTCTACGACTGCTTTCCGCCCGGCACCATCATATGCAATTACTACGGCAGCACAGAAGTCATGGGTGACGTCACCTACGCGGCTTTCCGCTCACGCGAAGACGTCCTGGCCTCTTTTATTGATGACAAAATCCCCATTG GAAAGCCATTAGATAATTGCGCCATATACTTGCTGGACGCTTCGAGAGATTTGATCAAAGATGGAGAGATAGGAGAGATTTATGTGGCCGGAAGTCACTTGTGTTCGGGTTACGTCAGAAACCGGGAAATGGAACGATTCTTGAAAAATCACGTTGATGACACTCCAG GTTATGAAGTCATGTTCCGAACGGGCGATTTCGGTCGGATTCTCAACGATCAGCTTTATTACTTTGGCCGCGCTGATTCGCAGGTGAAGATCCGAGGTCATCGCGTGGATCTAAGTGAAATCAACGCCGCCATCGAATGGAATAAGCTCGTGTCGACCTGCGTCGTCCTGAGTTACAAAGCGGGAGAGCCTGAACAA GAAATTGTAGCTTTCGTCATTCCAATGGAAAAGGAAATCACTGTTGACGTCATCAAAGATCGGATGAAAGACAAGCTTCTCTCTTACATGATGCCCAAG CTGGTACTGATTGACGAGCTTCCTTTGTTAGTCAACGGCAAAGTCGACCGCCAGAAACTGATGCGGATCTACGTCGATCAGCGTCAACAACAAAACG atttgacaaGTTGTTTAACTATTTGGGACGGAAACGAGTTCAGCCGCGAAGAGAGAGCCCTATTGAAAACCGTCTATTCAATCGTTGGCTCGTCATCGGGCAGAGCCATTCAACTTTCGGacaattttttcgaaattggGGGCAATTCACTCAACGCTGTCAATGTGGTAACCAAGCTGAAGGATCAAGGCTTTCACATAG ATTTGACCGAATTCCTTGCCGCCTCCAGACTAGAAGATTTGGTTTCTCAACTGTTGCCATCGAAGGCGGCCTGCGGATCAAAGACATCGGATCATCAGTTATCCAATCACACTGTCGAAATGCTGAGCCCGTCAGTCAAGGAAGACGTCATCag GATTATCAGTACAAGTTTCTCGGAGAAAGCCGAATTGGAACTTTTGACAGGCGTCAGCCGTCAGGATTACGAAGTTTTCATGGAGGAACTCTGGGAGCCATTAGTGGCAGCAGACTTGAG CTTTGTTATCCGGAACGGGAGCGGACAAGTCGTGGCCGTGGCCCTGAATTTCGATCTCTTCGACGAGCCTGTCGTTGAACCGAAAGTCCGGCGCTTGGCGTACGTCTTTGAATTTCTCGAGGCGATTGAGGCTCCTGTCAGAGACAAGCACTTTGAAAAGCGGACCAACTTATTGATCCACAGCTTTATGATGGCAACGGCCGAAACCTCCAGTCCATTGGAGAACATCCAACTCATCCAGAAAACGGAGAAAGAGACCCTGGAGCTGGCGATACAGAAAGGCTTTGTCGGTGTTTTCACAACCAACACCAACGAGCTCACAAGA CAAATTTGCGACGACCTACTGGACTATACTGTATTGTTCGAGTGCCAAGTGAATCAACACATCGCTAGCGATGGGACCAAGCCTTTTGAACACGCTCCCGATACCCAATATTCGACAGTGACTGTCAAATATATACACTAA
- the LOC124337862 gene encoding negative elongation factor A-like, producing the protein MASNVRDSDTSLWLHNKLGISTDSWAGGSICSQLNPEVLKNIQECFVELQTQVKLKFLLSFFQFSRRNLEEWKTELEEILEVAVVDGDPWVAMVAEILKTYPATGALNMEIGSATDEYTRKIFNDLANDLRKLVKKHGETGMLPLECPYLNKTALFTVVGQQSHPIKHFTLKRKPKSAALRAELLQKSTDAQNNLKKNPAPTVPLRSRGIPRKMTDTTPLKGIPSRHIGGFASPLSRVGTTPTSVGALGSSPSAGPNRPSPRTLAGRKDGGIKLLDINEQPIGFAQAKKRKRQQELEAAQKAATETTATSTNPAQPLSGEESETGSVPETPEKPTPTPDYAAGLLPSNPPPTPAAPVTPLASTSIPPLTPLKEPPRMVAVRPPTTPSISSLPPASPAPPAQVVRLVTAQPAAATPTAATTVPTVYRLVQPAAAAGQPVALAAATPNQPAAPPKKSVALMLTREQMQEAQEMFKNANKVTRPEKALILGFMAGSRENPCPHLGNIVTIKLSEDEEVVTATDGVTTTRVVETHFQMNYAAGEWKRIKKMRKTEETPASVSTVMATATG; encoded by the exons ATGGCGTCCAACGTGAGAGACTCAGATACGTCACTTTGGCTTCATAATAAACTTGGTATCAGCACTGATTCCTGGGCAGGCGGCTCAATTTGTTCCCAACTCAATCCCGAAGTTTTGAAGAACATTCAAGAATGCTTTGTCGAGCTGCAAACACAAGTCAAACTCAAATTTCTACTATCATTCTTCCAGTTCTCAAGGAGGAATTTAGAAGAG TGGAAGACAGAGTTGGAAGAAATTTTGGAAGTGGCTGTAGTTGATGGTGATCCGTGGGTAGCGATGGTTGCTGAAATCCTCAAAACATACCCAGCCACTGGAGCCCTCAACATGGAAATTGGCTCTGCCACCGATGAATACACAAGAAAAATCTTCAACGATCTTGCAAATGATTTGAGAAAACTTg TGAAAAAGCATGGAGAAACTGGAATGCTCCCTTTAGAATGCCCctatttgaataaaacagcACTATTCACTGTTGTCGGCCAGCAG TCCCACCCCATCAAACATTTCACATTAAAGAGGAAACCCAAGTCAGCGGCGCTGCGTGCCGAGCTTTTGCAGAAATCCACCGACGcccaaaataacttgaaaaagaatCCTGCTCCTACGGTACCACTGCGCTCACGAGGAATTCCAAGAAAGATGACGGACACGACACCATTGAAAGGCATTCCTAGCCGGCACATTGGAGGATTCGCTTCGCCACTTTCGCGCGTTGGTACGACGCCCACAAGTGTCGGTGCTCTAGGATCTTCTCCGTCCGCTGGTCCCAACCGTCCGTCTCCTCGCACGTTAGCTGGCAGAAAAGATGGCGGTATCAAATTACTGGACATCAATGAGCAGCCGATCGGATTTGCTCaggcgaagaaaagaaaacgacagcAAG AACTGGAAGCTGCCCAAAAAGCAGCCACCGAAACGACGGCTACCTCTACAAATCCGGCACAACCGCTTTCGGGCGAAGAATCAGAGACGGGCAGTGTCCCCGAAACTCCCGAAAAACCTACTCCAACGCCCGACTATGCAGCTGGCCTTCTTCCGAGCAACCCGCCTCCAACCCCGGCCGCCCCTGTCACCCCACTTGCCTCCACTTCTATCCCACCTCTTACGCCGTTGAAAGAGCCGCCTAGAATGGTAGCTGTCCGTCCGCCTACTACTCCTTCAATCAGTTCTCTACCTCCAGCTTCTCCTGCCCCACCTGCCCAAGTGGTACGCCTTGTCACAGCTCAACCGGCGGCTGCGACACCTACTGCTGCTACTACGGTGCCCACCGTTTATCGGTTGGTTcaaccagctgctgctgctgggcagccTGTCGCACTGGCGGCAGCAACTCCCAATCAACCGGCCGCTCCACCCAAAAAGAGTGTGGCACTCATGCTCACT CGCGAGCAAATGCAAGAAGCTCAAGAAATGTTCAAGAACGCCAACAAAGTCACACGACCGGAGAAAGCCCTTATCCTCGGATTCATGGCAGGCTCTCGAG AAAATCCATGTCCACATCTGGGAAACATCGTCACCATCAAGTTGAGCGAGGATGAGGAGGTTGTGACGGCTACCGACGGTGTCACCACCACCAGGGTCGTCGAGACACATTTCCAGATGAACTATGCAGCCGGCGAATGGAAACGCATCAAGAAGATGAGGAAAACGGAAGAAACTCCGGCGTCGGTCTCCACCGTCATGGCCACagcgacgggctga
- the LOC124335892 gene encoding U-scoloptoxin(11)-Sm5a-like: protein MYLILVRAAWFIVTGLIMSSLAMGRMTGNNVDGNEINDIFQPLPEETKLPVCAGNTICAYLQANARGINTQPLCSCSGPTRCPLVWDNEDGHSITQGSDQYKYCRKAPTLRTCQRGMTAYTTVSLMSKSTGRMLSLNDVNHCICPGQSANYDLVDSQFDDVDDDTESMSTTYVCNALKTCGGSEACKVITETATTFLVNPKCRCAHDGTCPSSSAGLVNNNGGRKTETVRYGNGALHMIYCH, encoded by the exons ATGTATTTAATCTTGGTACGAGCCGCCTGGTTCATCGTGACGGGCCTCATCATGTCGTCGCTGGCCATGGGCAGAATGACGGGCAACAACGTGGACGGCAATGAAATCAACGACATTTTCCAGCCATTGCCAGAG GAGACCAAGCTGCCCGTCTGCGCTGGCAACACGATATGCGCCTATCTGCAGGCCAACGCCCGGGGAATCAACACGCAACCATTGTGCTCCTGCTCAGGTCCCACCCGATGCCCGTTGGTCTGGGACAACGAGGACGGACATTCAATCACTCAAGGATCAGACCAGTACAAG TATTGCCGTAAAGCGCCCACACTGCGCACCTGCCAGCGAGGAATGACGGCCTACACGACGGTGAGCCTCATGTCCAAGTCGACGGGCAGGATGCTGTCGCTCAACGACGTCAATCACTGCATCTGCCCCGGCCAGAGCGCCAACTACGACCTCGTCGACAGCCAGTTtgacgacgtcgacgacgacacCGAATCCATGTCGACCACCTACGTCTGCAACGCG CTGAAGACCTGCGGCGGGAGCGAGGCGTGCAAAGTCATCACGGAGACTGCGACGACATTCCTGGTGAACCCAAAGTGCCGCTGCGCCCACGACGGAACCTGTCCGTCCTCTAGCGCCGGCCTCGTCAACAACAACGGCGGTCGcaaaacggaaacggtccGATACGGAAACGGAGCTCTTCACATGATCTACTGCCACTAG